The following nucleotide sequence is from Synechococcus sp. CBW1004.
TTGATCTGTTGATTCAGCAGCCAGACAGCCGCCGGTCAACGTGGATAGACCGGCGGCGGTGCCTGTCTCCGTTGTCCGGATCAGCGGTCCACCGACCCCATGATCACGTCGATGGAGCCGAGGATGGCCATGATGTCGGCCACCTTGTTGCCCTTGAGGATGTGGGGCAGGTTCTGGAGGTTGTTGAGATCTGCCGCGCGGATCTTGAAGCGCCAGGGGGTGACGTCGTCGTTGCCCTGGATGAACACGCCGATCTCGCCTTTGCCGGATTCGAGGCGGGTATAAAGCTCGCCGCTGGGGATCTTGAAGGTGGGTGCCACCTTCTTGGCGACGTACTGATAATCGAAGCCGGACCACTCACTGCCCTTGCCTTCGGCCATGCGCCGCGCCTCCAGGTTTTCGGTGGGGCCGCCGGGGATCATCTCGATCGCCTGGCGCAGGATCTTGAGCGCTTCGCGCATCTCCTGGATGCGCACGCGATAGCGGGCGAAGCAGTCGCCCTCCTTCTCCCAGGCGATGTTCCAGTCGAAGTCGTCGTGGTACGCGAGGTGATCCACCTTGCACAGATCCCAGGGCACGCCGGAAGCGCGCAGCATCGGGCCCGGACAGGCACCGGAGCGCCTCCGCCAAGCCTGGCTAAGGACCAGCTGGATCGCGGTCGTCAGCGCAACCCGCTGGAACTACACATCTGGTGACAAATACACCGTACGCTCTTCACGAGCTGAGCGGTAGGTGGCGGTCAGCAGTTCCAGGCTGCGCAGCCCAGCATGCCCGTCGCACAGTGGTACGTCCTTGCCCTGCAGCACATCGAGGATGTTGGCGTAGTAGGGCGGATGACCAAAGCCATAGATGTTGGTGGTGTGATAGCTGGCGGACTCCACCAGTTCATCATCGGGGCTGTGATCGGCGAAGTGCCATTGCTCAATCCGGTTGACCGCCGCTCCACCGACGCGCACTGTGCCGGTCTCTCCCAGAAGGGTGATTGAGCCCTCCATGTTCTTCGGGTAGGTGAGCATCGTCACTGCCATCGTGCCGAGGGCTCCGCAGCGCCAGCGCAGCTGCAGCGCCGCCGTGTCCTCCACCTCGATCGCGCGGCCGATCGTGGCGATCGAGGCGCTGACGCACGCCACCGGACCCACGAGCCAGTCGAGAAGGTCCACATAGTGGCTTGCCTGGTTCATCAGGGCGCCGCCATCCATAGCCCGGGTGCCGCGCCAAGCATCCTGGTCGTAGTAGCTCTGCGGCCTCTGCCAGAACACGTTGACCGTGACCATCGCCAACTGCCCGAACCGCTTGGCCTGGAGCTGCCGTCTGACCAGTTGCAGGGTGCTGTTGCAGCGGTTCTGCTTGACCACGAACAGCCGGACTCCGGCGGCGTCACAGGCGCGCACCATCGCCTGACCATCGGTCCAGCGGGTGGCCATCGGCTTTTCGGTGCACACGTGCAGCCCCGCTTCAGCGGCGGCGATGGTCTGTTCCGGATGGAGGCCGCTGGGGGTCGCCAGCACCACCAGGTCAACGTCCAGGCGGCCGGCCCGCACGGCACTCAGCAGTTCCGCGTCGCTGCAGAACCGGGCGGGGGGCGTGGCGGCCAGCCCGGGACTGGCGTCGCCTAGCAGTGCTGCCGCTTTCTCCAGGCGGTCGCGCTGGGGATCACAGAGAGCCACCAGCTCAGCCCGCCGGTGTTCCAGCGCGATCGCCTTGATGTGATTGGCGCTGATGCGCCCGCAGCCCACCATGGCGATGCGGATCTTGCGATCGCGGATCGGGGCTATCGGTTGAAGCTGCATACAGGCCGGTGGGTCAAGGTGCCGTCGGGGTGGGGGGGGGGGCGCCGCCGCCGGATCAGGGCCCTGTGCCATGAGCCTGGAGCCGCTGCATGCTCGCCACGATCCTCTTGGCGGCGTGCCCGTCTCCATACAAAGCGGGCCGGGGCTGCCGGCGATCGAAAGCCAGCTGCTGCATGATCTCCCTGAGCATGGCCTCGGGATCTGCCGGGTCGGCCAGCCGGTTCCAGCCATTGGCCAGCAGCTCCACCCACTCGGTGTTGCGCCGCACCGTCACGCAGGGGGTGCCCTGTAGGTAGGCCTCCTTCTGCATGCCTCCCGAATCAGTGACCACCAATGCCGCCCAACGCTCCAGCAGCAGCATCGCCAGAAAGCCGAGCGGCTCGACCTGGCGCAGATCGGAAAGCAGTGTCTCCAGACCATGCCGGCGGATCGCGGCACGGGTGCGTGGGTGCAGCGGCAGCAGCACCTGACATGGGGCTGCGTTCAGGGCCGTGAGGACGGCGCACAGCCGTTGGGGGTCATCAGTGTTCTCGGCGCGGTGAATGGTGGCGAGGATGAACGGACCCTCCGGCAGATCGAGAGCCGCCAGCAAATCCGCCGCCTGCCTTTCAGCTTGCTTGCTGAAGATCCGGGCCGCGTCGGCCATCACGTCACCGG
It contains:
- a CDS encoding Gfo/Idh/MocA family protein, which produces MQLQPIAPIRDRKIRIAMVGCGRISANHIKAIALEHRRAELVALCDPQRDRLEKAAALLGDASPGLAATPPARFCSDAELLSAVRAGRLDVDLVVLATPSGLHPEQTIAAAEAGLHVCTEKPMATRWTDGQAMVRACDAAGVRLFVVKQNRCNSTLQLVRRQLQAKRFGQLAMVTVNVFWQRPQSYYDQDAWRGTRAMDGGALMNQASHYVDLLDWLVGPVACVSASIATIGRAIEVEDTAALQLRWRCGALGTMAVTMLTYPKNMEGSITLLGETGTVRVGGAAVNRIEQWHFADHSPDDELVESASYHTTNIYGFGHPPYYANILDVLQGKDVPLCDGHAGLRSLELLTATYRSAREERTVYLSPDV
- the wecB gene encoding non-hydrolyzing UDP-N-acetylglucosamine 2-epimerase, which codes for MADPTFQLGIGGHSHGANTGRMLEAIETVLLRDKPDAVLVYGDTNSTLAGALAASKLKIPVLHVEAGLRSFDRHQPEEQNRVLTDHLADLCFAPTDSAVAHLEREGIASARIVRTGDVMADAARIFSKQAERQAADLLAALDLPEGPFILATIHRAENTDDPQRLCAVLTALNAAPCQVLLPLHPRTRAAIRRHGLETLLSDLRQVEPLGFLAMLLLERWAALVVTDSGGMQKEAYLQGTPCVTVRRNTEWVELLANGWNRLADPADPEAMLREIMQQLAFDRRQPRPALYGDGHAAKRIVASMQRLQAHGTGP